The following are encoded together in the Brassica napus cultivar Da-Ae chromosome A9, Da-Ae, whole genome shotgun sequence genome:
- the LOC106360952 gene encoding mitochondrial amidoxime reducing component 2, with product MENALSPSPADEIAGRVASLYVYPIKSCRGISLSQASLTPTGFRWDRNWLIVNSKGRGLTQRVEPKLSLIEVEMPKHAFAQDWEPDNNSNMVVRAPGMDVLKVSLAKPEKIADGVSVWEWFGSALDEGEEASNWFTTFVGKPCRLVRFDSDSETRPVDPNYAPGHFAMFSDMYPFLLISQGSLDALNELLKEPVPISRFRPNILVDGCEPFAEDLWTEILIDNFTFHGVKLCSRCKVPTVNQDTGIGGEEPIETLRSFRSDKVLQPQKKPQGKIYFGQNMVWKHGFGDGITKTIEIGDSVFVLRKLSSPTEAAT from the exons atggagaacGCTTTGTCTCCGTCGCCGGCAGATGAAATCGCGGGAAGAGTAGCCTCTCTGTACGTCTATCCGATCAAATCTTGTCGAGGGATATCTTTGTCTCAGGCTTCTCTCACTCCCACAG GGTTTCGATGGGATAGAAACTGGTTGATTGTGAACTCTAAAGGAAGAGGATTGACTCAAAGAGTGGAACCAAAGCTTTCCTTGATTGAAGTTGAAATGCCTAAACATGCGTTTGCACAGGACTGGGAGCCCGACAACAACTCTAACATGG tggTAAGAGCTCCTGGCATGGATGTACTTAAGGTTTCACTAGCTAAACCTGAGAAAATAGCCGATGGTGTCTCAGTCTGGGAGTGGTTTGGCTCCGCACTTGATGAAGGAGAGGAAGCCTCTAACTGGTTTACAACTTTTGTTGGGAAGCCTTGTCGACTTGTTCGTTTTGATTCAg ACTCTGAGACAAGACCTGTGGATCCAAACTACGCTCCAGGTCACTTTGCGATGTTCTCAGATATGTACCCTTTCTTGCTTATATCACAG GGTTCCCTTGATGCCCTGAATGAGCTTCTCAAGGAGCCTGTACCCATCAGCCGATTCAGACCCAA CATCTTGGTTGATGGATGTGAACCATTTGCTGAGGACTTATGGACAGAGATCCTTATAGACAATTTCACCTTTCATGGTGTGAAATTATGCTCTCGTTGCAAG GTACCGACGGTAAATCAAGACACTGGAATTGGAGGTGAAGAGCCAATTGAGACTCTGAGGAGTTTTAGATCAGACAAAGTCTTACAGCCACAGAAGAAACCACAGGGAAAG aTATACTTTGGACAGAACATGGTTTGGAAACATGGGTTTGGGGAtggaataacaaaaacaatcgAGATTGGTGATTCTGTTTTTGTCCTCAGAAAACTCTCCTCTCCTACTGAAGCAGCAACttga